Proteins from one Gossypium raimondii isolate GPD5lz chromosome 8, ASM2569854v1, whole genome shotgun sequence genomic window:
- the LOC105791558 gene encoding UDP-D-xylose:L-fucose alpha-1,3-D-xylosyltransferase MGP4: MSSFLHQRPIQNPFSNAYPVSPRSSSTSQRPISIFSPTGLIILLSLMVILGVFVPWSGMPVATFSNSKKASSSLSKWRDYTLAEAASFVAKNGTLIVCAVSQPYLPFLNNWLISITRQKHQEKVLVIAEDYATLYKVNEKWPGHAVLVPPAIDSQTAHKFGSQGFFNFTSRRPQHLLKILELGYNVMYNDVDMVWLRDPFPYLEGNHDVYFTDDMAAVKALNHSHDLPPPGKKGRTYICSCMIFLRPKDGAKLVMKKWIEELQAQPWSKAKKANDQPAFNWALNKTAGLVDLYLLPQAAFPTGGLYFKNQTWVQQTKGMHVIIHNNYIIGFEKKIKRFQDYGLWLVDDHALDSPLGRL, translated from the exons ATGTCATCCTTCTTGCACCAACGACCCATCCAGAATCCATTCTCGAACGCCTACCCAGTCTCCCCACGTTCTTCATCAACCTCGCAAAGACCCATTTCGATCTTCAGTCCAACAGGCCTAATTATCCTCCTCTCCCTCATGGTAATCCTCGGAGTGTTCGTTCCTTGGTCTGGCATGCCCGTAGCCACCTTCTCTAACTCTAAAAAGGCATCTTCTTCCCTTTCCAAATGGCGTGACTACACTTTGGCCGAAGCCGCTTCCTTCGTCGCCAAAAATGGTACCCTAATCGTTTGCGCCGTGAGTCAACCTTACTTGCCTTTCCTCAATAATTGGCTGATTAGTATTACCAGACAAAAGCACCAAGAGAAAGTCCTTGTGATAGCTGAGGATTACGCTACTCTTTATAAAGTTAATGAAAAATGGCCTGGCCATGCCGTCCTTGTCCCTCCCGCAATTGATTCACAAACTGCCCATAAATTTGGCTCTCAG GGATTCTTCAATTTTACTTCCAGGAGGCCTCAacatttgttgaaaattttggagcTTGGCTACAATGTTATGTATAACGATGTTGATATGGTGTGGTTGAGAGATCCCTTTCCTTATTTGGAAGGAAACCATGATGTTTACTTCACTGATGACATGGCTGCT GTGAAGGCTTTGAACCATTCCCATGATTTGCCACCTCCGGGGAAAAAGGGTCGCACTTATATTTGTAGTTGCATGATTTTTCTGCGTCCCAAAGATGGAGCTAAACTAGTAATGAAGAAATGGATAGAAGAACTTCAAGCTCAGCCATGGTCGAAAGCAAAGAAAGCAAATGATCAGCCTGCTTTTAACTGGGCTCTAAACAAAACTGCTGGTTTG GTGGATCTCTACCTGCTTCCTCAGGCAGCATTCCCAACAGGAGGATTATACTTCAAGAACCAGACATGGGTGCAGCAAACCAAGGGAATGCACGTcataattcataataattaCATCATCGGCTTTGAAAAGAAGATCAAGCGCTTCCAAGATTATGGCCTTTGGTTGGTTGATGATCATGCCCTTGACTCCCCTCTAGGCAGATTATGA
- the LOC105791557 gene encoding uncharacterized protein LOC105791557 — MGSLENGISLKRAGSRNERNPFSSRPRSRFSRLLLFKKLDYLQWICTVAVFLFFVVFFQMFLPGSVMDKSQGSFLDDKDSVFGELSYLKEMGGLDFGEDIRLEPCKLLEKFQRENKLVNLDSSSGFNRSQHRFHYRKPQLALVFADLLAHPQQLLMVTIATALKEIGYELQVYSLEDGLARNAWQSIGVPVTILKVEQNEIAVDWLNYDGILVSSLEAKSVFSSFIQEPFKSIPLIWTIHERVLAIRSREYTSSGQTELVNDWKKVFSRATVVVFPNYALPMIYSTFDSGNYYVIPGSPAVVWKGENAMDLLKDSQRIKMGYGPDEVLIAIVGSQFMYKGLWLEHALILQALLPLFADNNSNSHPKIIILSSDSTSNYSMAVERIALNLRYPSGVVKHVAVEEEVDNVLSMTDIVIYGSFLDEPSFPEVLTKAMSLGKPIIAPELSNIRKYVDDRVNGYIFPKENIKVLTQIILQVISNGKLSPLARNIASIGRETVKNLMVQETVEGYAFLLENVLKLPSEVAPHKAVAELPSKLKEEWRWNLFGYFLNFTLEDRSANFLNKLEEQWNHSRREKFGSLIAVDDSFSYEIWEEEKRTHILDTKRRREEQELKDRTDQPRGTWEDVYRNAKKADRMRNDLHERDERELERIGQPLCIYEPYFGEGTWPFLHQNSLYRGIGLSTKGRRPGMDDVDGPSRLQLLNNPYYRDTLGEYGAFFAIANRIDRLHRNAWIGFQSWRATARKASLSGIAETSLLDAIEKRKYGDAVYFWVRMDTDPRNNMQRDFWSFCDAINAGKCKLAFSETLKRMYGLGQDFNSLPPMPEGEGTWSVMQSWALPTKSFLEFVMFSRMFVDALDAQMYDEHYQSGHCYLSFSKDKHCYSRVLELLINVWAYHSARRIVYVNPETGAMQEYHKFKDRRGKMWIKWFSFNTLKVMDEDLAEEADSDHPKRRWLWPSTGEVVWQGVLDRERNLRNRQKETRKQKSKDKLERMRHKHRQKALGKYVKPLPEDIEISNSTTVTSV, encoded by the exons ATGGGTTCCTTAGAAAATGGGATCTCGTTGAAGAGAGCCGGTAGTAGGAACGAAAGGAACCCGTTTTCGAGCCGACCCAGATCGAGATTTTCTCGGCTTTTGCTCTTCAAGAAGCTAGATTATCTCCAATGGATTTGCACCGTTGCTGTTTTCCTCTTCTTTGTTGTGTTTTTCCAAATGTTTTTGCCCGGTTCAGTAATGGACAAATCTCAAGGTTCCTTCTTGGATGATAAAGATTCGGTATTTGGAGAATTGAGTTATTTGAAAGAGATGGGTGGGCTAGATTTTGGTGAAGATATCAGATTGGAACCGTGCAAGCTATTAGAGAAGTTTCAGAGAGAAAATAAACTAGTCAATTTGGATTCTTCATCTGGTTTCAACCGGAGTCAACACCGTTTCCATTATAGAAAACCTCAGCTTGCATTG GTGTTTGCTGATCTATTGGCTCACCCACAACAATTGCTAATGGTGACCATTGCAACCGCATTGAAAGAGATTGGGTATGAACTTCAG GTATACTCCCTTGAAGATGGTCTTGCACGCAATGCTTGGCAAAGCATCGGAGTTCCGGTCACCATTCTTAAAGTCGAACAGAATGAGATTGCTGTTGATTGGCTGAA CTATGACGGCATACTCGTTAGCTCTCTTGAGGCCAAGAGTGTCTTTTCTAG TTTTATTCAGGAACCTTTCAAATCTATTCCACTTATATGGACAATCCATGAACGAGTGCTTGCCATACGTTCTAGAGAATACACTTCAAGTGGACAGACTGAGCTTGTGAATGATTGGAAAAAAGTTTTCAGTCGTGCTACTGTTGTTGTCTTCCCTAACTATGCACTTCCG ATGATCTATTCGACATTTGATTCTGGAAACTATTATGTCATTCCTGGTTCTCCAGCTGTGGTATGGAAAGGAGAGAATGCAATGGATTTGTTAAAAGATAGTCAGCGTATAAAGATGGGTTATGGACCTGATGAAGTACTCATTGCAATTGTTGGAAGTCAATTCATGTACAAGGGCTTGTGGTTGGAGCATGCCCTTATTTTGCAGGCTTTATTACCCCTCTTTGCTGACAATAATTCAAATTCCCACCcgaaaatcattattttaagcAGTGATTCAACAAGCAACTACAGCATGGCTGTTGAG AGAATTGCTCTCAACTTGAGGTATCCTAGTGGTGTGGTGAAGCATGTGGCTGTTGAGGAAGAAGTCGACAACGTTCTGAGCATGACTGACATTGTGATATATGGCTCATTTCTTGATGAGCCATCATTCCCGGAAGTTTTGACGAAAGCCATGTCCCTTGGGAAACCAATCATAGCACCAGAACTCTCCAATATCAGGAAATAT GTTGATGACAGGGTAAACGGCTATATTTTTCCCAAGGagaatattaaagttttgaCCCAAATCATTTTGCAAGTGATATCAAATGGAAAATTGTCTCCATTGGCACGCAATATTGCTTCGATCGGGAGAGAAACTGTTAAAAACTTGATGGTTCAGGAAACTGTTGAAGGATATGCCTTTCTACTGGAAAATGTTCTCAAGCTTCCATCAGAAGTTGCACCTCATAAGGCTGTTGCTGAACTTCCTTCAAAGTTAAAAGAAGAATGGCGATGGAACCTGTTTGggtattttctaaattttactCTCGAAGACAGGAGTGCCAATTTTTTGAACAAGTTAGAGGAGCAATGGAACCATTCTCGAAGGGAGAAGTTTGGTTCATTAATTGCTGTGGATGATTcattttcatatgaaatttGGGAGGAAGAAAAAAGGACGCATATTCTCGATACTAAAAGGAGACGAGAGGAGCAAGAG TTGAAAGATAGAACTGATCAACCTCGTGGAACCTGGGAGGACGTATATCGAAATGCCAAGAAGGCGGACCGTATGAGAAATGACTTGCACGAAAGGGATGAAAGGGAACTCGAAAGGATTGGTCAACCATTGTGTATTTATGAACCTTATTTTGGTGAAGGAACATGGCCTTTCCTGCACCAAAATTCTCTTTACCGTGGAATTGGATTG TCCACCAAAGGTCGAAGACCTGGTATGGATGATGTTGATGGACCGTCTCGTCTGCAACTTCTTAACAACCCATACTACCGAGACACTCTTGGTGAATATGGGGCCTTCTTTGCTATTGCTAACCGGATTGACCGTCTACACAGGAATGCCTGGATAGGGTTTCAGTCATGGCGAGCAACAGCTCGGAAG GCATCCTTGTCCGGAATTGCTGAAACTTCATTGTTAGACGCCATTGAAAAGCGAAAGTATGGTGACGCAGTATACTTTTGGGTTCGGATGGACACTGATCCAAGAAACAACATGCAGAGGGACTTTTGGTCATTTTGTGACGCTATAAATGCTGGAAAGTGCAA GCTTGCATTCTCTGAGACTCTTAAAAGGATGTATGGCTTAGGGCAGGATTTCAACTCTTTGCCACCCATGCCTGAAGGAGAAGGCACATGGTCTGTCATGCAGAGTTGGGCCTTGCCAACAAAGTCCTTCCTAGAGTTCGTTATGTTCTCAAG GATGTTTGTGGATGCATTAGATGCACAAATGTATGATGAGCACTATCAAAGTGGTCACTGTTATCTGAGTTTCTCGAAG GACAAGCATTGCTACTCACGGGTGCTTGAGCTGCTTATAAATGTTTGGGCATATCACAGTGCACGTCGGATTGTATACGTGAATCCTGAAACCGGTGCGATGCAAGAATACCACAAGTTCAAGGATCGGAGGGGTAAAATGTGGATCAAATGGTTTTCATTCAACACTTTAAAGGTCATGGATGAGGATTTAGCCGAGGAAGCAGATTCTGACCACCCAAAAAGACGATGGTTATGGCCATCAACAGGTGAGGTCGTCTGGCAAGGTGTTCTTGACAGAGAGAGAAATCTCCGGAACCGGCAAAAAGAGACAAGGAAGCAGAAAAGCAAAGACAAACTGGAGAGGATGAGGCATAAACACCGTCAAAAAGCATTAGGGAAGTATGTGAAACCCCTTCCAGAAGATATTGAGATCTCAAATTCAACAACAGTAACATCAGTTTAA
- the LOC105791560 gene encoding acidic endochitinase: MALTPATSLAFFCSMVLLLFVTVDAGGIAIYWGQNGYEGTLAETCATGSYDFVNIAFLPTFGNGQTPMINLAGHCDPYSNGCTGLSSDIKSCQAKGIKVMLSIGGGAGSYYLTSAEDAREVATYLWNNFLGGTSSSRPLGDAVLDGIDFDIEGGTIQHWDDLAKYLSGYSKRGKKVYLTAAPQCPFPDAWVGSALKTGLFDYVWVQFYNNPPCQYTSGSSGNLVDAWKQWTTDIPATKIFLGLPAAPAAAGSGFIPVADLTSKVLPAIKGSIKYGGVMLWSKYYDDQTGYSSSIKSHV; this comes from the coding sequence ATGGCATTAACTCCAGCAACCTCACTTGCTTTTTTCTGCTCAATGGTTCTTTTACTGTTTGTTACTGTTGATGCTGGTGGAATTGCTATTTATTGGGGTCAGAACGGATACGAGGGTACCTTGGCCGAGACTTGTGCCACTGGTAGCTATGACTTTGTCAACATAGCTTTTCTTCCGACGTTTGGCAATGGGCAGACACCGATGATTAACCTTGCCGGTCATTGTGATCCCTACAGTAATGGCTGCACTGGTTTGAGTTCCGACATTAAATCGTGTCAGGCGAAAGGAATTAAGGTAATGCTTTCAATCGGGGGAGGTGCTGGGAGCTACTACCTTACCTCGGCTGAAGATGCTAGGGAGGTGGCTACTTATCTTTGGAACAACTTTTTAGGGGGAACGTCATCTTCTCGACCATTAGGGGATGCGGTTTTGGATGGAATCGACTTTGATATTGAAGGAGGAACGATCCAACATTGGGATGACCTTGCAAAGTACCTCTCAGGATACAGCAAACGTGGTAAAAAAGTGTACTTAACCGCAGCACCTCAATGCCCCTTCCCTGATGCTTGGGTCGGGAGTGCCCTGAAAACTGGTCTATTTGACTACGTTTGGGTTCAATTCTATAACAATCCACCATGCCAATACACATCTGGAAGTTCTGGAAATCTAGTAGATGCATGGAAGCAATGGACTACAGACATTCCTGCAACTAAAATTTTCTTGGGACTCCCAGCAGCCCCGGCTGCAGCCGGAAGCGGCTTCATTCCAGTAGCTGATCTTACCTCAAAAGTGCTCCCTGCTATCAAAGGTTCCATCAAGTACGGAGGTGTTATGCTATGGTCGAAGTACTATGATGACCAAACTGGATACAGCTCTTCTATCAAAAGCCATGTTTGA
- the LOC105791561 gene encoding probable membrane-associated kinase regulator 6 — translation MIMESSQPLAIESFSSSWLSDHKTSLDGLVESPRESFGYYYGESSNRFLTDQNFNFDATAQTPEPVIIHADELFTNGFIRPIYIDPSKRDSCNTLDSISIQIPPFTSRTENPKGRSGCCFVRKYRKSTKKVLRSLFEHLRPLCHKLGCSRKSTRVDDIERRMMGRAKSWNGSPQASPQQFTPCASMAASCHLENSIYEAVLHCKRSIEK, via the exons ATGATAATGGAAAGCTCACAACCCTTAGCCATTGAGAGTTTTTCTTCTAGTTGGTTATCTGACCATAAAACCTCCTTAGATGGCCTGGTTGAGTCCCCCAGAGAATCTTTTGGGTATTATTATGGAGAGTCGTCAAATAGATTTCTAACAGACCAGAACTTCAATTTTGATGCTACTGCTCAAACTCCCGAACCTGTTATTATTCATGCTGATGAGCTTTTCACCAATGGCTTCATTAGACCCATTTATATTGATCCATCAAAGAGAGATTCTTGTAATACCTTAGATTCCATTTCCATACAAATCCCACCTTTTACTTCAAGAACTGAGAATCCAAAGGGGAGGAGTGGTTGCTGCTTTGTTAGAAAGTATAGGAAATCAACAAAGAAAGTCCTGAGAAGCCTTTTTGAACATCTCAGACCTTTGTGCCATAAGCTAGGGTGCTCGAGAAAAAGTACCAGGGTTGATGACATTGAGAGGAGGATGATGGGGAGAGCTAAGAGCTGGAACGGTTCACCACAGGCATCTCCACAGCAGTTTACACCTTGTGCTTCAATGGCTGCTTCATGCCATCTTGAAAACTCTATTTATGAGGCTGTTCTTCATTGCAAAAGATCAATAG AAAAATGA